The Paeniglutamicibacter sulfureus genome includes a region encoding these proteins:
- a CDS encoding ABC transporter ATP-binding protein has product MSGLEVLRQGQRGPTTQPLDIVPAASEREPAPRLPKLVTGKRRGLFAALLALAIGCGALGVAIALLVGALVGGGAVLPMSLGIGALILVLGYGRYLERVLAEKLGQHYVAQLRLSLISHSLLAAKVPSVGITVARASNDLSSVRNWVAQGIAPLLAGIPLVLISMAGLWMLHPVLALALGLPVLVLAGALLLLAKPAYERARTLRRHRGNLAARIADTVAASSAVVAAGGVARELSRVESSGQKVVDAAVSRARLAAVLRACSLGMPLLATAVVVLVSRNAALDAGHIATALTLLGLCAAPVGEWGRIVEYRQNHRAASRIIAPLLREESALSAGPVLRQKAQRAAAQIQASRVEGLWLHGVDIDGKPVPELRAEPGERIRMTGADAKLRGELFSVLATARTQAGPILGDLGDDVAHRGQCYVVAGVIPGSVNEKKRRRLIGAAFASMVPERGTLLRALRYRRPDADPAKALALAARLGLDAASLEHGHDTHLRRGGAPLDATQRAGLMVARAMLGSPPLLLLNEIDGHLDTAARGQLEQMLDGYRGVVIVCSDSEWCAGYRQWDLDGPAD; this is encoded by the coding sequence GTGAGCGGCCTCGAGGTCCTGAGGCAGGGGCAGCGCGGACCAACCACGCAACCGCTGGACATCGTGCCCGCCGCCAGCGAACGCGAACCTGCCCCGCGCCTGCCGAAGCTGGTCACCGGGAAACGCCGAGGACTCTTTGCCGCGCTGCTGGCCCTGGCCATCGGCTGCGGCGCGCTCGGGGTCGCCATCGCCCTGCTGGTCGGCGCACTGGTGGGCGGGGGCGCGGTGCTGCCGATGTCCCTGGGCATCGGGGCGTTGATCCTGGTGCTGGGCTACGGCCGCTACCTGGAACGGGTGCTGGCCGAAAAGCTCGGGCAGCACTACGTGGCCCAGCTGAGGCTCTCGCTGATCTCCCACTCGCTGCTGGCCGCCAAGGTCCCCTCGGTGGGCATCACCGTGGCCCGGGCCAGCAACGACCTGTCCTCGGTGCGGAACTGGGTGGCCCAGGGCATCGCCCCGCTGCTGGCCGGCATCCCGCTGGTGCTCATTTCCATGGCCGGGCTCTGGATGCTTCATCCGGTGCTGGCACTGGCACTCGGGCTGCCGGTGCTGGTGCTGGCCGGCGCCCTGTTGTTGCTGGCGAAGCCCGCCTACGAGAGGGCGCGGACCCTGAGGCGTCACCGCGGGAACCTGGCCGCGCGCATTGCCGACACCGTTGCAGCCTCCTCCGCCGTGGTGGCGGCCGGCGGAGTGGCACGCGAGCTGTCCCGGGTGGAATCCAGCGGCCAGAAGGTCGTGGATGCCGCGGTGTCGCGGGCCAGACTGGCGGCGGTGCTGCGCGCCTGTTCGCTGGGCATGCCCCTGCTGGCCACCGCCGTGGTGGTGCTGGTTTCGCGCAACGCGGCCCTGGACGCCGGACACATCGCCACCGCACTGACGCTGCTGGGGCTGTGCGCAGCCCCGGTGGGCGAGTGGGGACGCATCGTGGAATACCGGCAGAACCATCGGGCGGCGTCCCGGATAATTGCCCCGCTGTTGCGGGAGGAAAGCGCACTGTCCGCGGGCCCGGTGCTGCGCCAAAAGGCACAGCGGGCCGCGGCGCAGATCCAGGCCTCGCGGGTCGAGGGGTTGTGGCTGCACGGCGTGGACATCGACGGAAAGCCGGTCCCGGAGCTGCGGGCCGAGCCCGGCGAACGGATCCGGATGACCGGAGCCGACGCGAAGTTGCGCGGAGAGCTGTTCAGCGTGCTGGCCACCGCGCGCACGCAGGCCGGTCCGATCCTCGGTGACCTCGGCGACGATGTTGCCCATCGCGGGCAGTGCTACGTGGTGGCCGGCGTGATTCCCGGGTCGGTGAATGAAAAGAAGCGGCGCCGGCTCATTGGTGCGGCCTTCGCCTCGATGGTGCCCGAGCGCGGCACCTTGCTGCGTGCCCTGCGCTACCGCCGACCCGACGCCGATCCGGCCAAGGCGCTGGCGCTGGCTGCGCGTCTGGGACTGGACGCGGCATCGCTGGAGCACGGCCATGACACGCACCTGCGCCGCGGCGGGGCGCCGCTTGATGCCACGCAGCGCGCGGGACTCATGGTCGCCCGCGCCATGCTCGGCTCCCCGCCGTTGCTGTTGCTCAACGAGATCGACGGCCACCTGGACACAGCCGCCCGCGGGCAGCTCGAACAAATGCTCGACGGGTACCGTGGCGTGGTGATCGTGTGCTCCGACTCCGAGTGGTGCGCGGGATACCGCCAATGGGACCTGGACGGCCCGGCGGACTGA
- a CDS encoding TetR/AcrR family transcriptional regulator — translation MSQNTTPRPRVRATDSKHRLFTASMELIGARGHQQVSVDEIAKAAGVSKGTVYYNFGSKNELIGELLNYGIAILFERLEPGTTHADPDAGLRLMVAEALEFIAEYPAFSQLWISEQWQSDSQWAGALAQMRNDVIGMVRTALSRLADAAPAGHPVPDLDALATALFGATLILGRDRQVFHPERSIEECVGAAMAFTAPLR, via the coding sequence ATGAGCCAGAACACCACGCCCCGGCCCCGGGTGCGCGCGACCGACTCCAAGCACCGGCTTTTCACCGCCTCCATGGAATTGATCGGCGCCCGCGGGCACCAGCAGGTGAGCGTGGATGAGATCGCCAAGGCAGCGGGAGTCTCCAAGGGCACCGTCTACTACAACTTCGGGTCCAAGAACGAGCTTATTGGCGAGCTGCTGAACTACGGCATTGCCATCCTGTTCGAACGCCTCGAGCCCGGCACCACTCACGCGGACCCGGACGCCGGGTTGCGGCTGATGGTTGCCGAGGCCCTGGAATTCATTGCCGAATACCCTGCCTTCTCGCAGCTTTGGATTTCCGAGCAATGGCAGTCCGACAGCCAATGGGCAGGGGCGCTGGCGCAGATGCGCAACGACGTCATCGGGATGGTCCGCACGGCCCTGTCCCGCCTGGCCGACGCGGCCCCGGCCGGGCATCCGGTGCCCGACCTTGACGCGCTGGCCACCGCGTTGTTCGGGGCCACGCTCATCCTGGGCCGGGACCGCCAGGTCTTCCACCCGGAGCGGAGCATCGAGGAATGCGTCGGGGCAGCGATGGCCTTCACCGCTCCCCTGCGCTGA
- a CDS encoding YhgE/Pip domain-containing protein: MTTLRLALSELKRMTSGRLPRIAIIAMCLVPLLYGALYLYANWDPYAHLHNVKAAIVNLDAGSAQDGQELKVGDDVTAELLEDGTFGWSVVTSEAEADAGVAAGDYAFAMTIPQDFSANLASPGDFEKAKQGILKITTNDANNYMVGTFADKLAGQVHNTVAKEVGTQTADALLTGFSDIHTSMAKAADGAGELHTGTVKLSDGVTSLADGTKTLGNGATKLDSGAGDLADGADALHDGTGSLVAGQRKLDNGADKLADGAGTLAAGTKDLDDGLGELKAKTSSLPAKTAQLDDGAQKAADASKKLSSGAAQVAAGNKALDDKVAQAAETLTALEKDAESRIDSATETLDTRLDTLVEAGVLTPEQSQTVRKDVTDAAASSGVAGQVADTKKQLTTARSQISALADGSAHVAAGAKELSGGLSTLADGTHQLAGAMPALKTGISDAAAGASKLNGGAQLLADGAGTLAEGQHDALAGAKKLDSGAGALAEGADTLHEGTGVLASGVKKLGTGVGELGDGATELRDGSGELSTKLADGTSEVPNPDASSREQVSSVIGDPVDIKRTDQAKAGVYGEGLAPFFMTLAIWIGAFILVQIMRPITKRALASNAANWKIAIGGWLPFLGISMLQGTILYAVVLYGLGLDTVHPWMTWGLFLLASMAFTAIIQGICALAGTPGKMVVLVLMVLQLVSSGGTFPWETTPEALHVAHRWLPMGHVVTGLRHLMYGADLSVLGPIVAGLVGYTVLGLVASTVAVRLHKTWSLKTLHPELSA, translated from the coding sequence ATGACCACGTTGCGCCTGGCCCTCTCCGAACTCAAGCGCATGACCTCCGGGCGCCTGCCGCGGATTGCCATCATCGCCATGTGCCTGGTCCCGTTGCTCTATGGCGCCCTGTACCTCTACGCGAACTGGGACCCGTACGCACACCTGCACAACGTCAAGGCGGCCATCGTCAACCTCGACGCCGGTTCCGCGCAGGACGGCCAGGAGCTGAAGGTCGGCGACGACGTCACCGCCGAACTGCTTGAGGACGGGACCTTTGGCTGGAGCGTGGTCACCTCCGAGGCCGAGGCGGATGCGGGGGTCGCGGCCGGCGACTACGCCTTCGCCATGACGATCCCCCAGGACTTCTCCGCCAACCTCGCCTCCCCCGGCGACTTCGAAAAGGCCAAGCAGGGCATCCTGAAGATCACCACCAATGACGCCAACAACTACATGGTCGGCACCTTCGCCGACAAGCTCGCCGGACAGGTCCACAACACCGTGGCCAAGGAGGTCGGCACCCAGACCGCCGATGCCCTGCTGACCGGCTTCTCGGACATCCACACCTCCATGGCCAAGGCCGCCGACGGCGCCGGGGAACTGCACACCGGCACCGTGAAACTCTCCGATGGGGTCACTTCCCTGGCCGATGGCACGAAAACACTTGGCAACGGGGCGACCAAGCTCGACTCCGGTGCAGGAGATCTGGCGGACGGGGCCGACGCCCTGCACGATGGCACCGGTTCGCTGGTGGCAGGGCAAAGGAAGCTGGACAACGGCGCGGACAAGCTTGCCGACGGTGCCGGAACCCTGGCCGCGGGCACCAAGGACCTCGACGACGGGCTGGGGGAACTGAAGGCCAAGACCTCCTCGCTTCCTGCCAAGACGGCGCAGCTCGATGACGGGGCGCAAAAGGCCGCCGACGCCTCCAAGAAGCTTTCCTCCGGCGCCGCCCAGGTCGCCGCCGGCAACAAAGCCCTGGATGACAAGGTCGCCCAGGCGGCCGAGACGCTCACGGCCTTGGAGAAGGATGCCGAGAGCCGCATTGATTCGGCCACCGAAACGCTGGATACCCGGCTGGACACCCTGGTCGAGGCCGGGGTCTTGACCCCCGAACAGTCACAGACCGTGCGCAAGGACGTCACGGACGCGGCGGCCTCCAGCGGCGTGGCCGGCCAGGTCGCCGACACCAAGAAGCAGCTGACCACCGCCCGGTCGCAGATCTCCGCGCTCGCCGACGGGTCCGCCCATGTCGCCGCCGGCGCGAAGGAACTCTCCGGAGGGCTGTCCACGCTCGCTGACGGAACCCATCAGCTGGCCGGGGCCATGCCTGCCTTGAAGACGGGCATTTCCGATGCCGCGGCCGGCGCGTCCAAGCTCAACGGCGGTGCCCAGCTCCTCGCCGACGGGGCGGGCACCCTGGCCGAGGGACAACACGATGCACTGGCCGGGGCGAAGAAGCTCGACTCCGGGGCCGGTGCGCTGGCCGAGGGTGCCGACACCCTGCACGAGGGAACCGGCGTGCTGGCCTCGGGCGTGAAGAAACTGGGCACGGGCGTGGGCGAGCTGGGCGACGGCGCCACCGAACTGCGCGACGGCTCCGGGGAACTGTCCACCAAGTTGGCCGACGGAACCTCCGAGGTGCCCAACCCGGATGCCTCCTCACGGGAACAGGTTTCCTCCGTGATCGGGGACCCGGTCGACATCAAGCGCACCGACCAGGCCAAGGCCGGGGTCTACGGCGAGGGGCTCGCCCCGTTCTTCATGACCTTGGCCATCTGGATCGGCGCGTTCATCCTGGTGCAGATCATGCGCCCGATCACCAAGCGCGCGCTGGCCTCCAACGCCGCGAACTGGAAGATCGCGATCGGCGGCTGGCTGCCGTTCCTGGGCATCTCGATGCTCCAGGGCACCATCCTCTACGCCGTGGTGCTCTACGGGTTGGGACTGGACACCGTCCACCCGTGGATGACCTGGGGGTTGTTCCTGCTGGCTTCCATGGCCTTCACCGCCATCATCCAGGGCATCTGCGCGCTAGCCGGAACCCCGGGCAAGATGGTGGTGCTGGTGCTCATGGTGCTGCAGCTGGTCTCCTCCGGGGGCACCTTCCCCTGGGAAACCACCCCCGAGGCACTGCACGTGGCACACCGCTGGCTGCCCATGGGCCACGTGGTCACGGGCCTGCGCCACCTGATGTACGGGGCAGACCTCTCGGTGCTCGGTCCCATCGTCGCGGGGCTGGTCGGCTACACCGTGCTGGGCCTGGTGGCCAGCACCGTGGCGGTACGATTGCACAAGACCTGGTCCCTGAAAACACTGCATCCGGAGCTAAGCGCATGA
- a CDS encoding ABC transporter ATP-binding protein — translation MLIADSLAIAGRHLPLLHPTSLAVARGELLLVQAVPQPTRTALALGLSARMRPTEGTVSWSGNSTLGPVRRISALVDSPEINEPEAHLRVRDLVAEDLALQPGPIWRRSGIDAWIRKHHMDELANEWLDAIDPLARLALLTHLALEDRGVEMLVFDSPDRHGIPEDDWFHYLQSVATGRRAPAVVAVVQRIPANWGGSTAWAGRVQDKLAVAPAPAADLDTEDQATAAPRENPGEPVAEASPVTAQGLADDADAAAPTTHLTAPKEES, via the coding sequence GTGCTTATCGCCGATAGCCTGGCCATTGCCGGCCGCCACCTGCCCCTCCTGCATCCAACGAGCCTCGCCGTTGCGCGCGGCGAACTCCTGCTGGTCCAGGCGGTGCCCCAGCCCACCCGCACCGCACTTGCACTGGGCCTCAGTGCCCGCATGCGCCCCACCGAGGGAACGGTGAGCTGGTCGGGCAATTCCACGCTGGGCCCGGTACGACGCATCAGCGCACTGGTCGATTCCCCGGAAATCAACGAACCCGAGGCACACCTCCGGGTGCGCGACCTCGTGGCCGAGGACCTTGCGCTGCAGCCCGGACCGATCTGGCGGCGAAGCGGGATCGATGCCTGGATCAGGAAACACCACATGGACGAGCTGGCCAATGAATGGCTCGACGCCATCGACCCGCTCGCACGTCTCGCGCTGCTCACCCACTTGGCGCTCGAGGACCGCGGCGTCGAGATGCTGGTCTTCGATTCCCCCGACCGCCATGGCATCCCCGAGGACGACTGGTTCCACTATCTGCAATCGGTGGCCACCGGGCGCCGTGCCCCGGCCGTGGTGGCGGTCGTCCAGCGCATCCCGGCGAATTGGGGCGGGTCGACGGCTTGGGCCGGCCGGGTGCAGGACAAGCTGGCGGTTGCTCCGGCACCCGCGGCGGACCTCGATACGGAAGACCAGGCGACCGCCGCACCCCGGGAGAACCCCGGGGAACCGGTCGCCGAGGCATCCCCAGTGACTGCCCAGGGCCTCGCCGATGACGCCGATGCCGCGGCACCCACCACGCATTTGACCGCACCGAAGGAAGAATCATGA
- a CDS encoding lactonase family protein codes for MGKRFWVGGYSPDGGGTSLGIRAIEISRGLLTDLGLAHAADSPSWLATHPKLPVLYAALEHRGEIAAYRIMDKDKLESLGKPVAAGPMVCHLAVAGAGTVLIASCYGDGRVLAYPINADGSLAKPTIAPASTDPFASPGHHPRASRAHQGTALRSGKIVTTDLGHDSLRMWDLVGGELRLHRQVALRKGDGPRHLVEHPSGLIYVVTEHSAQVIALAVNAAGEWQEVSRDSLGDGILAGEHFPAEISLDRHTNKLYVGVRGARAISVLELKGGRPVVLGAVPCAGEWPRHHLQVGNSLLVANQLSNTIEVLGLGPEDGLPLKHLNSLALDSPTCIVAQMPS; via the coding sequence ATGGGCAAGAGATTTTGGGTTGGCGGCTATTCCCCGGACGGCGGCGGGACGAGCCTGGGCATCCGGGCCATCGAGATCAGCCGCGGATTGCTCACGGATCTCGGCCTGGCCCACGCCGCTGATTCACCTTCGTGGCTGGCAACCCACCCGAAGCTTCCAGTGCTGTATGCGGCACTGGAACACCGCGGCGAGATCGCCGCGTACCGAATCATGGACAAGGACAAGCTTGAGTCCCTGGGCAAGCCCGTGGCTGCCGGTCCGATGGTGTGCCATTTGGCCGTCGCCGGCGCCGGAACCGTGTTGATTGCCAGCTGCTACGGTGACGGGCGGGTGCTGGCTTACCCGATCAATGCGGACGGCTCGCTGGCCAAGCCCACCATTGCGCCCGCATCGACCGACCCCTTTGCCAGCCCTGGTCACCACCCGAGGGCCTCCCGTGCTCACCAAGGCACGGCGCTGCGCTCTGGCAAGATCGTCACCACCGACCTGGGCCACGATTCACTGCGGATGTGGGACCTGGTGGGAGGGGAGTTGCGGCTGCACCGGCAAGTCGCCTTGCGCAAGGGGGACGGCCCGCGCCACCTCGTGGAGCATCCATCGGGGCTCATCTACGTGGTCACTGAACACAGCGCCCAGGTCATTGCGCTGGCCGTCAACGCCGCGGGTGAATGGCAGGAAGTGTCGCGCGATTCCCTGGGCGACGGCATCCTCGCCGGCGAGCACTTCCCCGCGGAGATATCCCTGGACCGGCACACCAACAAGCTCTACGTAGGGGTGCGTGGAGCCCGCGCCATTTCCGTGCTGGAGCTCAAAGGCGGACGGCCCGTCGTCCTGGGAGCCGTGCCGTGTGCGGGCGAGTGGCCGAGACATCATCTGCAGGTAGGGAACTCACTATTGGTGGCCAACCAACTCTCGAACACCATAGAGGTCCTCGGATTGGGTCCAGAAGACGGCTTGCCACTCAAGCACCTGAACTCGCTGGCATTGGATAGCCCCACCTGCATCGTCGCGCAAATGCCGAGCTAG
- a CDS encoding esterase/lipase family protein produces MSLVRRESPASYRNGDASLPAIVLLPGVYETWLFLEPAASRLNEAGYRVFTVPELGINKRPVPESAQIVRRRLADLHRQHGINECLLLAHSKGGLTGKHAMLDVLLSQKTEMKSPPGSEIQILGLVAIGTPFAGSIYAKYLFSRTLRHFSPTNAVLVSLQAQEEVNDRIVSIYPEFDPHIPVGSALVGARNVRLQVAGHFRSLSEPVLLAAVDEAVAFLALDT; encoded by the coding sequence ATGTCGTTGGTCCGCCGCGAAAGTCCCGCCTCGTACCGAAACGGCGACGCGTCGCTTCCTGCCATTGTGTTGCTCCCCGGAGTGTACGAAACCTGGCTTTTTCTTGAGCCGGCAGCCTCGCGGCTCAACGAGGCAGGGTACCGCGTGTTCACTGTCCCGGAACTGGGAATCAACAAGCGTCCGGTGCCCGAGTCCGCGCAGATCGTGCGGCGGCGCCTCGCAGATCTTCACCGGCAACATGGGATCAACGAGTGCCTTTTGCTGGCCCACAGCAAGGGCGGCTTGACGGGCAAGCACGCAATGCTCGACGTGCTGCTATCGCAGAAGACCGAGATGAAGTCGCCACCTGGCTCGGAGATCCAGATCCTGGGTCTGGTGGCCATTGGAACGCCATTTGCCGGCTCCATCTATGCCAAATACCTGTTCTCGCGCACGCTGCGCCACTTTTCGCCAACGAACGCAGTCCTTGTCTCGCTCCAGGCGCAGGAAGAAGTCAATGACCGGATTGTTTCCATTTATCCGGAATTTGATCCGCACATTCCCGTTGGCAGTGCCCTTGTCGGTGCAAGGAACGTGAGGCTTCAAGTTGCAGGGCATTTCCGCTCGCTGAGCGAACCGGTCCTGCTGGCTGCCGTCGATGAAGCGGTGGCTTTCCTGGCACTGGATACTTGA
- a CDS encoding phosphoenolpyruvate carboxykinase (GTP), whose amino-acid sequence MSESSDQKVIDAAPTTHSKLAAWVQEIAELTKPDHVYWVDGTQEENDRLTAELVAGGTLQKLTDPSFPNSFAAFSDPKDVARVEERTFICSENEKDAGFTNNWESPVKMKSMLKGLFDGAMRGRTMYVIPFVMGPLDAEQPQYGVELTDSAYVVASMRIMARIGNDVLRKMEAEEAFFVPALHSVGAPLAPGQDDVAWPCNEDKWIVHFPEERSIWSYGSGYGGNALLGKKCYALRIASVMARDEGWLAEHMLILKLTNPEGKSYNVAAAFPSACGKTNLALLDPTIDGWKAETLGDDINWMRIGKEGELRGVNPEYGLFGVAPGTGWSTNPNAMRAITKGNSIFTNVALTDEGGVWWEGMTDEAPAHLTDWLGNDWTPDSGRPAAHPNSRFCTPISQVDMLAQEYYSPDGVEIHAILFGGRRKTTIPLVTQARSWTNGIFMGSTLSSETTAAAAGAVGVVRRDPMAMLPFIGYNAGDYLNHWDSIESKANPERLPKIFLVNWFRRNAEGGFAWPGFGDNSRVLKWAIDRIEGKADAVETPIGFVPTGDSIDLTGLDMTPADVDAAVSVDKGEWATELASIEEWYAKFGEALPASLRSELDGLKERMGA is encoded by the coding sequence ATGAGCGAGAGCTCGGACCAGAAGGTCATCGACGCAGCACCGACAACGCATTCAAAGCTTGCCGCTTGGGTGCAGGAAATCGCGGAACTGACGAAGCCTGACCATGTCTATTGGGTGGATGGCACGCAGGAGGAGAACGATCGCCTGACCGCTGAACTGGTTGCCGGTGGCACGCTGCAGAAGCTCACCGATCCTTCGTTCCCCAACTCCTTCGCTGCATTCTCGGATCCCAAGGACGTGGCCCGGGTTGAGGAACGTACGTTCATCTGCTCGGAAAACGAGAAGGACGCCGGCTTCACCAACAACTGGGAAAGCCCGGTCAAGATGAAGTCGATGCTCAAGGGCCTGTTCGATGGCGCCATGCGCGGTCGAACCATGTACGTCATCCCATTCGTCATGGGACCGCTGGACGCAGAGCAGCCGCAGTACGGCGTCGAGCTCACCGACTCCGCCTACGTTGTCGCATCCATGCGCATCATGGCCCGCATAGGCAATGACGTGCTGCGAAAGATGGAAGCCGAGGAAGCCTTCTTCGTCCCCGCGCTGCACTCTGTCGGCGCCCCGTTGGCTCCCGGCCAAGACGACGTGGCATGGCCGTGCAACGAGGACAAGTGGATCGTGCACTTCCCCGAAGAGCGCTCCATCTGGTCCTACGGCTCGGGCTACGGCGGAAACGCCCTGCTGGGCAAGAAGTGCTACGCGCTGCGCATCGCCTCGGTGATGGCACGCGACGAGGGCTGGCTGGCCGAGCACATGCTCATCCTCAAGCTCACCAACCCGGAAGGCAAGAGCTACAACGTCGCCGCCGCCTTCCCGTCCGCCTGCGGCAAGACCAACCTGGCCCTCTTGGATCCGACCATTGACGGCTGGAAGGCCGAGACCCTTGGCGATGACATCAACTGGATGCGCATCGGCAAGGAAGGCGAGCTTCGCGGCGTCAACCCGGAATACGGCCTGTTCGGCGTCGCTCCGGGCACCGGTTGGTCCACCAACCCCAACGCCATGCGCGCCATCACCAAGGGCAACTCCATCTTCACCAACGTTGCGCTCACCGACGAAGGCGGCGTGTGGTGGGAAGGCATGACCGACGAGGCCCCGGCGCACCTGACCGACTGGTTGGGCAACGACTGGACCCCGGACTCCGGCCGTCCCGCCGCACACCCGAACTCCCGTTTCTGCACCCCGATCTCCCAGGTCGACATGCTGGCCCAGGAGTACTACAGCCCGGACGGCGTCGAGATCCACGCGATCCTCTTCGGCGGACGTCGCAAGACCACCATTCCCTTGGTGACCCAGGCACGTAGCTGGACCAACGGCATCTTCATGGGCTCGACCCTGTCCTCGGAAACCACGGCTGCAGCCGCCGGCGCCGTGGGCGTGGTTCGTCGCGACCCCATGGCCATGCTTCCCTTCATCGGCTACAACGCCGGTGACTACCTGAATCACTGGGACTCCATCGAATCCAAGGCCAACCCGGAACGCCTGCCCAAGATCTTCCTCGTCAACTGGTTCCGTCGCAACGCCGAGGGCGGCTTCGCGTGGCCCGGGTTCGGGGACAACTCCCGCGTGCTGAAGTGGGCCATCGATCGCATCGAGGGCAAGGCCGACGCCGTCGAGACCCCCATCGGATTCGTGCCGACCGGCGACTCGATCGACCTGACCGGGCTGGACATGACCCCAGCAGACGTCGACGCCGCAGTGTCAGTGGACAAGGGTGAATGGGCCACCGAGCTGGCCAGCATCGAGGAATGGTACGCAAAGTTCGGCGAGGCGCTTCCGGCGTCGCTGCGCAGCGAACTCGATGGACTGAAGGAGCGCATGGGGGCCTAG
- a CDS encoding PadR family transcriptional regulator, whose amino-acid sequence MILARLILGLLSLAPMTGYELKKHFDSSINHFWNADKAQIYRTLAQLVKDGHATVTTIAQRNYPDRQEHHITDQGRRELVEWLGGEVTAHTPREPFLARVFFAAELDRDSVLEMIQSRREATQEVLDDYLSQREDIDMRAAADRRSFLMAATLDNGIRHASAELEWLDAVTEYLP is encoded by the coding sequence ATGATTCTTGCGCGTTTGATCCTCGGGCTCTTGAGTTTGGCGCCCATGACCGGGTATGAACTGAAGAAGCACTTTGACTCGTCCATCAATCATTTCTGGAACGCCGACAAGGCACAGATCTACCGCACCCTGGCCCAGCTGGTGAAGGACGGCCACGCGACCGTGACCACCATTGCCCAGCGAAATTATCCGGACCGCCAGGAACACCACATCACCGACCAGGGTCGCCGGGAGCTCGTGGAATGGCTGGGTGGCGAGGTCACCGCCCACACGCCTCGCGAGCCGTTCCTGGCCCGGGTGTTCTTTGCCGCGGAACTCGATCGCGACTCGGTGTTGGAGATGATCCAGTCCCGACGCGAGGCGACGCAAGAGGTATTGGACGACTACCTCTCCCAGCGTGAGGACATTGACATGAGAGCAGCAGCCGACCGCCGCAGCTTCCTGATGGCGGCAACCCTGGACAACGGAATCCGCCACGCATCGGCCGAACTCGAATGGCTGGACGCCGTGACTGAGTACCTGCCATGA
- a CDS encoding alpha/beta fold hydrolase translates to MNRHEHPADGDAGTDEEFVDRSFADEPTAAGKPAKAPKQDRPAKATSPKREPKERKPRPEPQPTAKTAAKDAVKPEAKEAVPAAAEAPKAPAEAAAMQEPAKPSGEVPRTAVRDKASDTHKPARHTKAPRQSRTTVPHTRPEPGAAAAPGTESRQASSPAPRDPGAYPEFHAPTRPRRDGKAAQTIVFLHGGNVANWTWDPQVRAFGDYEVLTPHLPGFGARAQEDWAGLDSAADDVAAVIADEVSNGGAHLVGLSLGGVVALRVLARHPELVESLLISGVPAAGVSASMRTMSRMQLRLFGSEWYWRFQAGAYGMVADEKELFTEHGTHLRADNMRAIMDEVDPGGVPDKLGNYKGPVLVIAGSKEPKLVAKSFPALARALPQAEFRTAVGMHHQWNIEDPILFNATVRAWIEKHTAHPRLQEPGQ, encoded by the coding sequence ATGAACCGCCACGAGCACCCCGCCGACGGTGATGCCGGAACCGACGAGGAATTCGTGGACCGTTCCTTCGCGGACGAGCCCACCGCTGCCGGCAAGCCGGCTAAGGCCCCCAAGCAAGATCGTCCGGCCAAGGCGACATCCCCGAAACGCGAACCAAAGGAACGCAAGCCGCGCCCCGAACCGCAGCCAACGGCTAAGACTGCCGCCAAGGACGCCGTGAAGCCCGAGGCGAAGGAGGCCGTGCCAGCCGCTGCCGAGGCGCCGAAGGCCCCGGCCGAAGCCGCCGCCATGCAGGAACCCGCGAAACCCTCCGGTGAAGTGCCCCGGACCGCTGTCCGGGACAAGGCCTCCGACACCCACAAGCCGGCGCGCCATACCAAGGCCCCGAGACAATCCAGGACGACGGTCCCGCACACACGCCCCGAGCCTGGGGCTGCGGCGGCGCCGGGCACCGAATCAAGGCAGGCGTCCTCACCGGCACCGCGTGATCCCGGCGCGTACCCGGAGTTCCATGCGCCCACACGCCCGCGCCGGGACGGCAAGGCCGCGCAGACCATCGTCTTCCTGCACGGCGGCAACGTCGCGAACTGGACCTGGGACCCCCAGGTGCGGGCCTTTGGGGACTACGAGGTCCTCACCCCTCATCTTCCCGGCTTCGGCGCCCGGGCCCAGGAGGACTGGGCGGGGCTCGACAGCGCCGCCGACGACGTGGCAGCCGTCATTGCCGACGAGGTCTCCAACGGCGGTGCCCACCTCGTGGGCCTGTCCCTGGGTGGTGTCGTGGCACTGCGCGTGTTGGCCAGGCACCCGGAACTCGTCGAATCATTGCTGATTTCCGGCGTCCCGGCCGCAGGAGTCTCGGCTTCCATGCGGACCATGAGCCGGATGCAACTTCGCCTCTTCGGCAGCGAATGGTACTGGCGCTTCCAGGCCGGCGCCTACGGCATGGTCGCCGACGAGAAGGAACTCTTCACCGAACACGGCACGCACCTGCGTGCCGACAACATGCGCGCCATCATGGACGAGGTGGATCCCGGCGGCGTCCCGGACAAGCTCGGGAACTACAAGGGACCCGTGCTGGTGATTGCCGGAAGCAAGGAACCCAAGCTGGTGGCCAAGTCCTTCCCGGCCCTGGCCCGCGCCCTCCCGCAGGCCGAGTTCCGCACCGCCGTGGGCATGCACCACCAGTGGAACATCGAAGATCCCATCCTCTTCAACGCCACTGTGCGGGCCTGGATCGAAAAGCACACCGCCCACCCTCGCTTGCAGGAGCCCGGACAGTAG